DNA sequence from the Rhizobium lusitanum genome:
CATCTTCACCGCGAAGTTCATGGACGTGGCGAGCGACATGATCGTCGAGCTGCATGGCCGCAGCTGCCAGATCATGATGGAGCTTCTGTCGCTCGACGAGCGCCGCACGCCGGCCGCAGAAGCATTGAGCGACCGCGAGATCGCTTGCCTGCAATTGGCCGGCGACGGACGAATCAGCGAGGAGATCGCCGAAAAGCTCGGTTTGTCCGTGCATACGGTCAACGCCTATCTTGGTTCGGCGACGATCAAGCTCGACAGCGTCAACCGTATCCAGGCGATCGCGAAAGCGATCCGCTTCGGTTACATCAGCTGACGCCGACGCTCCTCAGCGGATCTTCATCGTTCGAGTCTTACCTACGCCGCTTGCGTCGCGTCACCGATCGCATAGCGGGCGTCTTTAAGGCTGCGGGCGAGCAATGCCGTATTTTCATCCGGGTCGGCGGATGCTTTCTCGAAGGCGATATGGTTGATCTCGATGCCGGCATGTTGATCGGCAAGCGCGAGCTTGGCATAGATGGTGACGCCGCGCGGCTTGATTTCGAGGTCGATTGTGACCTCGGCCGGGCCGCTCCAATCGAGCTTGTAGTCGCCGCCAAGCCCGAAATTGACGATACCGGGCAGGAAATAGAGCTCGGCGGCCGAAGCGACGAGATCCGCAAGATTGCCGTAGCGTTCGAATCGCAGCAGCGAAATCAGATCGGCGGCGTCGAGGAGCCGCAATTCGCTGGCGACCGGGCTGATGGCCTCAGCGAGAATGCGTTCACGTTGAGCAGAGTAGGGGCATTTTTTCATTCGATTTATCGTACCCGTGTTCTATTCGACTGTGCGTAGATCCGATGGATTAGCTCTGCGACGGCCTTGTAAAATACTGACGGGATGACACTATCGACCGAGACTTGCGCAAACATGGAGCGCGCGAGCGGCGCATCCTCGAAAACCGGGATGCCGTTTGCCTCGGCGATCTCCCTGATTTTCAGCGCAATGAGGTCCTGACCCTTGGCAACGACGACAGGCGCATCGCCTTCCTCGCGGACATAGCGCAACGCCACGGCGAAATGGGTCGGGTTGGCGATGATCAGGGTTGCGCGCGGCACCTGCTTCATCATCCGCCGGCGGGCGCGGTCGCGGGCAATCGAGCGCTGGCGTGACTTGACGATCGGATCGCCCTGCGACTGCTTGTACTCGTCCTTGATCTCCTGCTTGGTCATTTTCAGCTGATCGAACCAATGGTGGCGGCTCCACGCCACATCGGCGATGCCGACAACGGCGGTCGCCAGCAGCACGATCGTCAGGATTCTCTCGACGATGGTCGACAGCCGAACGAAAATCGTCTGAGGATCGGAAGCCAACGAATCGATCGCGTGGAAGAACTGGCTGCGCAGCACGAAGAACATGATGATGCTGACCACCACGATCTTGGCGAGCGACTTGCCGAATTCCACGAGGCCCGATGTGCTGAAGATGCGGCTCCAACCGGAAACAGGTGATATGCGCGAAAATTTCGGCTGAATGCGGTCGAGAACCGGCGTCGGCAGGTTCTGGAACATCGAGGAGCCGATCCCGAAGATGAAAAACAGAACGATAGCGGGCAACAGCAGGTTACCGACTTCCCAGCCGATTCGGGTAAATAACGAAAGAGCGTCCGGCCCCGTTTCCAAGTGCCACTGATCCGGCTTCTCGAAAAGGTCTCGCAGCACCTCGCCCATGCGCCCCATGCGCTCCGGCAGGAAGAAGGTGACATAGATGACGGTCGCCAGCATGGAAGCAAAGATGGTCGCTTCCCTGGAGTGGGGCACATTGCCCTTCTCCATCGTGTCGCGGAGTTTTTTCTCCGTCGGTCTCTCTGTTTTACTGTCCTTGTCTTCGTCAGCCAAAGCAGCCGTCCTTCGCGAAACGGAAAGAGGCCGCGCAGCATGCGCGGCCCTGTTTTGAACAGTCTAGGACGATTCAGGTGAGTCGCGTCGAAGTTACGCGGCTTTCTCCACAGGTGTCATGTCCTTGGCCTTGAGTTCGATCTGGCCGGAATTGGAAAGCCGGATCGCTTCCTGCGCGATGGCGCGCCGGGCGACGGCAATTTCCCGCGCATTGACGCCGTTGCTGGGCACCTGCAGATCGGATTCGATCATGCGGCGCTGGCGGGGACTGATCGAAGCGAGCACGATTTCGCGGATATCCATGGTCGAGCCGCGCAGCGCCATGGTGATGATATCCGAGGCGATGTCGTTGAGCAGCAGAACGCGGCTTTGTTGCGGCATGAGCATGAGGTCGTCGAAGAGGAAGATCTTCGGGCGGACCTTGTCGACCGATTCCTTGCTCAGCGATTCCAGCGACGTCAGCAGCGTATCGACCTGCGGCTTGTCGAGCTCGTTCATCAGCTCCGCCACCTTGGTCGAGCCGGCGGCGTTACGTTCGGCTTCGATCTCCGTCATCAGCCCCTGGACGCGGTTCTCGATGATCTGCGCGGCTTTCGGGCTGACATCCTTGAGATTGACCGTGCGGTTCATGATGTCGGCGCGCTGCGCCTCCGGCAGTTGCAAGAGGATCTTGGCGCCGAAAGAGGACGGCATCATCGACAGCATATAGGCGATGGTTTGTGGATGTTCGCGCAGGAAGAACTTGGCGACGAAGGCCGGATCCGCTTCGCCGAGGCGATCCCAGATCGAGGCCTCATAGGCCTGGAAGGCCGTGCGCCGGCCGAGTAGGCTGTCGACCTCGTCGGGCGTCAGGCCCTCTTCGAGAATGCTCTCGATCGCCTTGGCGTTGTCCATCAGACCGGCGCCTTCGGTGAAGAGATCTTCGAATTCCGCCACGAGCTGCGCCAGTTCGTCGGGCGGAATGAGCCGCAGCGATTGCGCGGAGGCAATGATGAGCTGCAATTCATGCTGCGTGAAATATTTCAGCAGCCGTCCCGCCACCTGTTTTCCCATGGCAAGGAGAACGGCTGCGGCCTTCTCGGCCTGAGACAACGGTTTCTCGGCAAGGGCGCCGCTGAAATCGTCAAAGTCCATCATGGTCTTCATCTCCGTCCCGAACAGGGAGTGGGCTTATTCTGAAAAGAAATCAGGCTTTCATTGCCCGATCCCGAAATGATCTTCGGGAAATAGTATGCAAAATCAAATAAATGGAGCGAAACTACTTATTTCGCCCTATTGTTGGACAGCTCGATCAGCTTGATGCCGAACCGGGTATCATCATGCTCCAGTACGGTAATCTCGCCCCGGCCGATGCAGCGGCCGTTGACGGTGATTTCGACGGGTTCGCCGATTCTCTTGTCGAGCGCGATGATCGCGCCCTCGGTCAGGTTCATCAGGCCGGAAACCTGCATGCGGCTGCTGCCGAGAACGATCTGGACGTCGATCGGGATATCCATGATCAGGTCGAGATTGGCGCTCAGCGCGCTGCCGGGAGCGGCCGTTTCGGCAAATGTGGAGGGGCCGCCGAAATCGCCGGCGCCGAAGGCGGAACCGGCATCGTCGTCACCGAATTCACCGCCAAAGGCCGAAAGACCGGCAGTCTGCTCGGCACCGAACGCGTCGGCATCGAAATCCGGGGCAACGCCGTCAGTGTCCTTCTTCAGGACGCCGCGCAGGCCGTCGATAGCCTCGTCCAATGCGGCGTCGCTGCTTGCGATTTCCAGCGAATCCTCGCCGCTTTTCTGTGTCGTCTTCGTAGCCATGAAATCACTATTCCAGTTGAAACTTGCCTCAAGCTGCCGTGGGCGCGGGCCGCCCTCCGGCCGGTCAATTCATCAGGTGTCGAAGAAGCTCGTCGTCGGAGTTCACGGTGTCCTTGACACGCACCGTGTAGTTCTCGCCGGAGCGGCCGAATTCGCAGACATAGAGGTCCTTGCTGTTGGCGCTGACCTCGACCTGGACGTCGCTCGTATCCATGAAGGGAATGACATCGCCGACGGCGAGCCTGGAGATCGTGTCGAGCGTCAGCGATTGCAGCCGGATGCGGGCTTCGAGCGTCACCTGCGAGCGGCGCACCTGCTCGTTGAGTTGCTCCGCCCATGCGCCGGTCGAGGATGATGGGTTCTTTGCCCGCGGCGCGGTGACCACGGTGCGCAGCAGCTCGTATTGCGGAACGATCACGACGATTTCCGAAACGGTCTTGCCGAGCGAGATCGTCATCGCGATGGCGGCGGCGAAATCATCGGCCTGGCCGGCAGCCGGCTTCGGACGATCCTCGATATTGTAGGGCGGATCCAGATAGGGTTCGAAGCCGCCGGACGCGTTGACGGCCGAGCGCAGCACGTTGGCGATCTTGTCGAACACCATGATGGACAGGTCGAGTTCGATTACCGAAAGCGGTCGCGCGGCGGGGGAGTCGATCGTCTCGGGCTGGGCGCCCAGCAGATGCTCCATCAAGGTCATGACGAAGCCCGTGCCGCAGCCGAGCAGGAAGTTCTGCGACCAGTTGCGAAGCGAGCCGTTCACTAGGGCGCAATTGCTGCCGATACCGGCGACAAGCTCGCTCATCAGGCCCGACCGGCAGCCGGCATAACCGACGGAGACATCAAGGCCGGTTTCGCTCTTGATGACGTCGGGGAGGAACTCGGCATAGACCTGGCCAAAGGCCGTGCCCAGCTTTGAAAGCGTTGCCGGGTCGCCAAGGCCACCGGTCAGCTTGGCGAAGAGGACGGGATCCATCGTCTGTTTTGGGTGCGTGGATTGCTGGCTCATGATCATCAGGCCGCCTTGCTCTCACCGCCGGGGTTCATCATTTCCTGCTCGACCGCGTCGATGGACGGCCGCTCATAGGAGGAGATCGTCTTGCGGCCGTATTCCAGCGCCACTTGCGGCACGGAGCCGTTCATGTAGGCGAGCAGCGTCTGCTTCACGATCACGTAGAGGCGATGCTGCTTGTTGCGCACGACCTTGATCTGCGACACCAACGGTGCGCAGACGGAGTAGGACAGGATGATGCCGAGGAAGGTGCCGACGAGTGCCGAGCCGATGAGATGTCCGAGCACTTCAGGCGATTCGTTGATATGGCTCATGGCCTTGATGACACCAAGGACGGCCGCGACGATGCCGATGGCCGGGAAGGAATCGCCCATGATCGTGATGGCATGATAGGGTTTCATCTTGTCGTGCTGGATCGTGTTGATTTCCTCGTCCATCAGCGCCTCGATCTCGTGCGAGCGGGCATTGCCGATGATGATGAGGCGGACGTAATCGCAGATGAAGGCCGTCAGATCCCGGTTCTTCAGCACCGTTGGGGCGGCCTGGAAGATCACCGATTCGTCGGGATTGTCGATATGGGCTTCGATCTCGTTGCGCGACTTGGTGCGCAGGTCCCGCATCAGTGCATAGAGCACGCCGAGGGTGTCGAGATAATCACGCTCCTTGGGAACCGCATGCCTGAAGGCTTCGCCCAGCGCCTTGCCGGAATCCTTCAAGACCTTCATCGGATTGGCCATGATGAAGCCGCCGATGCCGGCACCCGCGATGATGACAAATTCAAAGGGCTGGAACAGCGCGTTCACATCCCCGCCCATCGCCATGAAGCTGCCAATGATGCAGCCGCAGGTCACTACAAATCCGATAATAATATTCATCGCCGGTCCACACCTGAACATTGCTTCCTGAAATCAACTAGGAGACCTGCCTTGCGTGAGGCTGTTCGACGCGCTCAGTCAGCGGGCCTTTTGTCGTGTCAGCCTCGCACAAGCCAATGTCGGCACAGTAACAGCTAAGGGCATCTATGCCCGGCTAACGACATGTTGGAACGCCGCGTCATCGGACGTTTCCTGTCCCGTTATTCTCCAATGTCCGGAGGGCGTTGAAAATGCAGTCTGGTATCTATGTGGCGCTGTCATCGCAGATGGCGCTCGAGCGGCGTCTGACGACGGTTGCCGACAACATGGCCAATGTGAACACCACGGGTTTCCGCGGCACCGAGGTCAAGTTCAATCAGGTCCTCAGCAGTACCGAAAACAAGCTCAACACCAAGGTCGCCTTCGTCTCGCAGGGCAATGACTATCTCTCCACCGACAATGGTGAATTGCAGAACACCGGCAATCTCCTCGATTTTGCCGTCAAGGGCGAAGCCTGGTTTGGCCTCAATACGCCAGCCGGCCTGGTGCTGACGCGCGACGGCCGCTTTACGATGACGGACAGCGGCGCACTGGTCTCGGCACGCGGCTATCCCGTGCTCGATCCCGGCGGTGCACCAATCCAGCTCGATGCCACCGGTGGGGCGCCGACCGTCTCCTCGAATGGCACGATCACGCAGAACGACAAGCAGGTCGGCCAGATCGGGCTTTATACCTCCGACGTCAGCAAGGGCTTCCTGCGCTACAGCAATAGCGGCGTACTGCCCACTGACACGCCGCAACCGGTGATCGACCGCTCCAATATTGGCGTCGCCCAGGGCTATCTCGAAAATTCCAACGTCAACGGCCTGCGGGAAATGACCGAACTGATTGAGGTCAGCCGCGCTTTCGACAATATCACGTCGCTCACCAACAGCAGCGAAAGCACGCTCTCGGAAGCGATCAAGACCCTCGGCGGCAGCCAGTAAGAAGGGCGGATCATGTTCGAGGACCGGATGCCTGAGGGGGCACTTTCTCCGAGGCTGCCGCATATGGCCGCGCTGGCGGAGCAATATGCGATGACGGAAAACGCGGTCGCCCATGGCGGCCATGTGCGGACCATTGCGGCCGGGCACTACACGGTCGCGGGCCTCTCCAGGCATGTGCGCCTCGGCGAGTTCGTCGCCCATCGTTCCTCGACCGGCATTCATCTCGGTGAAGTCGTGCGCGTCGAACCGGAATTGACCTATGTTTGTCCCATCGAGCCGGGCGAACCGATCGGCATCCATGACACCGTCATCCGCAAGGGCGCCTTTCGCATCGCGCCGTCGGAAAGCTGGTGCGGGCGCACCATCAACTCGCTGGGCGAACCGATCGACGGCCTGGGGCCGCTGACGGCGGGCACGCAGCCGCGATCGATCTCCAACACCGCGCCGCCCTCCATGACGCGCAAACGCGTCGAGACGGGCTTCAAGACCGGCGTGCGCGCCATCGATATTTTCTCACCGCTCTGCCTCGGCCAGCGTCTCGGCATCTTCGCCGGCTCCGGCGTCGGCAAATCGACGCTGCTGTCGATGCTTGCCCGCGCCGGCGCCTTCGACAAGGTGGTGATCGCGCTGGTCGGCGAGCGTGGTCGCGAAGTTCGTGAATTCATCGAGGATACGCTCGGTTCGCACATGCAGAAGTCGGTCGCCGTGGTTGCAACCAGCGACGAGAGCCCGATGTTGCGCAAGATGGCGCCACTGTCGGCGATCACCATCGCCGAGCATTTCCGCGACCAGGGCGACAATGTGCTTTTGATCGTCGATAGCGTCACCCGCTTCGCCCACGCCATCCGCGAGGTCGCGACCGCGTCCGGCGAGCCGCCGATCGCGCGCGGTTATCCGGCTTCCGTCTTCACCGAGCTGCCGCGTCTTCTGGAACGGGCAGGGCCGGGACCGGAAGGCACGGGCACGATCACCGCGATCATTTCGATCCTTGTCGATGGTGACAATCACAACGACCCGATCGCCGATTCCACCCGCGGCATTCTCGATGGCCACATCGTCCTGCAGCGCTCTCTTGCGGAGGAGGGCCGTTATCCGCCGATCGATCCGCTGGCCTCGGTCTCGCGCTTGGCGCGCAAGGCCTGGACGCCGGATCAGGAAAAGCTGGTGTCGCGCCTGAAGGCGCTCGTGCACCGCTACGAGGAAACGCGCGACCTGCGCCTGATCGGCGGATATCGCCAGGGTGCCGACGCAGATCTCGACATAGCCGTCCGCCAGGTGCCGATCATCTACGATGTGCTGAAGCAGACTCCCGGCGAACGGCCTGCGGTCGACGCCTTCACCGACCTTGCGACCGCCTTGAAGAACGGTTCGGCGGCAAACATACCGGCAAAGAGAGGCTGATGTGAGAGAATCCGATGCAGACGAGCCGGTCGCTCCGCCCAAGCTGGCGAAAAGGCGGACTGCCACCGACAGGGCATTGGCCTGCACTGGCCTGGTGCTGGCCGGTATCTCGGCCTTCTTCCCGTGGTACGTGTTTTTGAACCCGGA
Encoded proteins:
- the flhB gene encoding flagellar biosynthesis protein FlhB; this translates as MADEDKDSKTERPTEKKLRDTMEKGNVPHSREATIFASMLATVIYVTFFLPERMGRMGEVLRDLFEKPDQWHLETGPDALSLFTRIGWEVGNLLLPAIVLFFIFGIGSSMFQNLPTPVLDRIQPKFSRISPVSGWSRIFSTSGLVEFGKSLAKIVVVSIIMFFVLRSQFFHAIDSLASDPQTIFVRLSTIVERILTIVLLATAVVGIADVAWSRHHWFDQLKMTKQEIKDEYKQSQGDPIVKSRQRSIARDRARRRMMKQVPRATLIIANPTHFAVALRYVREEGDAPVVVAKGQDLIALKIREIAEANGIPVFEDAPLARSMFAQVSVDSVIPSVFYKAVAELIHRIYAQSNRTRVR
- the fliG gene encoding flagellar motor switch protein FliG, which translates into the protein MMDFDDFSGALAEKPLSQAEKAAAVLLAMGKQVAGRLLKYFTQHELQLIIASAQSLRLIPPDELAQLVAEFEDLFTEGAGLMDNAKAIESILEEGLTPDEVDSLLGRRTAFQAYEASIWDRLGEADPAFVAKFFLREHPQTIAYMLSMMPSSFGAKILLQLPEAQRADIMNRTVNLKDVSPKAAQIIENRVQGLMTEIEAERNAAGSTKVAELMNELDKPQVDTLLTSLESLSKESVDKVRPKIFLFDDLMLMPQQSRVLLLNDIASDIITMALRGSTMDIREIVLASISPRQRRMIESDLQVPSNGVNAREIAVARRAIAQEAIRLSNSGQIELKAKDMTPVEKAA
- the fliN gene encoding flagellar motor switch protein FliN, with protein sequence MATKTTQKSGEDSLEIASSDAALDEAIDGLRGVLKKDTDGVAPDFDADAFGAEQTAGLSAFGGEFGDDDAGSAFGAGDFGGPSTFAETAAPGSALSANLDLIMDIPIDVQIVLGSSRMQVSGLMNLTEGAIIALDKRIGEPVEITVNGRCIGRGEITVLEHDDTRFGIKLIELSNNRAK
- a CDS encoding FliM/FliN family flagellar motor switch protein, which codes for MIMSQQSTHPKQTMDPVLFAKLTGGLGDPATLSKLGTAFGQVYAEFLPDVIKSETGLDVSVGYAGCRSGLMSELVAGIGSNCALVNGSLRNWSQNFLLGCGTGFVMTLMEHLLGAQPETIDSPAARPLSVIELDLSIMVFDKIANVLRSAVNASGGFEPYLDPPYNIEDRPKPAAGQADDFAAAIAMTISLGKTVSEIVVIVPQYELLRTVVTAPRAKNPSSSTGAWAEQLNEQVRRSQVTLEARIRLQSLTLDTISRLAVGDVIPFMDTSDVQVEVSANSKDLYVCEFGRSGENYTVRVKDTVNSDDELLRHLMN
- the motA gene encoding flagellar motor stator protein MotA, producing the protein MNIIIGFVVTCGCIIGSFMAMGGDVNALFQPFEFVIIAGAGIGGFIMANPMKVLKDSGKALGEAFRHAVPKERDYLDTLGVLYALMRDLRTKSRNEIEAHIDNPDESVIFQAAPTVLKNRDLTAFICDYVRLIIIGNARSHEIEALMDEEINTIQHDKMKPYHAITIMGDSFPAIGIVAAVLGVIKAMSHINESPEVLGHLIGSALVGTFLGIILSYSVCAPLVSQIKVVRNKQHRLYVIVKQTLLAYMNGSVPQVALEYGRKTISSYERPSIDAVEQEMMNPGGESKAA
- the flgF gene encoding flagellar basal-body rod protein FlgF — translated: MQSGIYVALSSQMALERRLTTVADNMANVNTTGFRGTEVKFNQVLSSTENKLNTKVAFVSQGNDYLSTDNGELQNTGNLLDFAVKGEAWFGLNTPAGLVLTRDGRFTMTDSGALVSARGYPVLDPGGAPIQLDATGGAPTVSSNGTITQNDKQVGQIGLYTSDVSKGFLRYSNSGVLPTDTPQPVIDRSNIGVAQGYLENSNVNGLREMTELIEVSRAFDNITSLTNSSESTLSEAIKTLGGSQ
- the fliI gene encoding flagellar protein export ATPase FliI is translated as MFEDRMPEGALSPRLPHMAALAEQYAMTENAVAHGGHVRTIAAGHYTVAGLSRHVRLGEFVAHRSSTGIHLGEVVRVEPELTYVCPIEPGEPIGIHDTVIRKGAFRIAPSESWCGRTINSLGEPIDGLGPLTAGTQPRSISNTAPPSMTRKRVETGFKTGVRAIDIFSPLCLGQRLGIFAGSGVGKSTLLSMLARAGAFDKVVIALVGERGREVREFIEDTLGSHMQKSVAVVATSDESPMLRKMAPLSAITIAEHFRDQGDNVLLIVDSVTRFAHAIREVATASGEPPIARGYPASVFTELPRLLERAGPGPEGTGTITAIISILVDGDNHNDPIADSTRGILDGHIVLQRSLAEEGRYPPIDPLASVSRLARKAWTPDQEKLVSRLKALVHRYEETRDLRLIGGYRQGADADLDIAVRQVPIIYDVLKQTPGERPAVDAFTDLATALKNGSAANIPAKRG